In a genomic window of Deinococcus aquiradiocola:
- the glgX gene encoding glycogen debranching protein GlgX, producing the protein MTNSTPRLRPGHPSPLGSRWDGQGTNFALYSENATGVTLCLFDDAGQETQYPLTERTAFVWHGYVPGVRPGQRYGYRVNGEYNPDAGLRFNPSVVLTDPYARSLAGTEQFDQGVFAYAMGGNEDYEMAQDDQHGAPKAVVVDDNFDWQGDALPDVPFHQSVIYEAHVKGLTMLHPDVPEHLRGTYAGMATEPVLNYLKDLGITAIELMPVHQHVDDPFLLDKGLTNYWGYSSLAFFAPDVRYSAYANRGDGTGEIGGEVREFKELVRALHGAGIEVILDVVYNHTAEGNHMGPTFSFKGIDNPTYYRLVGDNARFYYDTTGTGNSLNVRHPQTLQLIMDSLRYWIQEMHVDGFRFDLASTLARGLHEVDQLSSFFTIIHQDPIISGVKLIAEPWDVGEGGYQVGNFPIHWAEWNGIYRDDMRKFWKGEGGLASDMGYRLTGSSDLYKDDGRAPYASINFVTAHDGFTLRDSVSYNDKHNDANGENNQDGHNDNQSWNCGAEGPTDDPEINALRARQQRNILATLLLSQGTPMILGGDEFGRTQQGNNNAYCQDNELSWFDWQSQDTALLDFTRRLIQLRRDHPALHRRKFFSGRPIRGEVTDIVWLRHDGQQMDDQDWNNNQTQSFGMFLDGNGLNDQDRMGEPLRDDHLLMLCSASHVDLPFVLPELGGCNEWEVLLDTDDDAAGRDGSEAKRVTAGTEVNLTARSVQLYRCKRD; encoded by the coding sequence ATGACGAACAGCACCCCCCGCCTGCGTCCAGGTCACCCGTCTCCGCTCGGCTCCCGCTGGGACGGCCAGGGCACCAACTTCGCGCTGTACAGCGAGAACGCCACCGGCGTCACCCTCTGCCTCTTCGACGACGCGGGCCAGGAAACCCAGTACCCGCTCACGGAGCGCACCGCGTTCGTGTGGCACGGCTACGTCCCCGGCGTCCGTCCCGGCCAGCGCTACGGCTACCGCGTGAACGGCGAGTACAACCCCGACGCGGGCCTGCGCTTCAACCCGAGCGTCGTCCTGACCGACCCCTACGCCCGCTCGCTCGCCGGGACGGAACAGTTCGACCAGGGTGTCTTCGCGTACGCCATGGGCGGCAACGAGGACTACGAGATGGCGCAGGACGACCAGCACGGCGCGCCGAAAGCGGTCGTGGTGGACGACAACTTCGACTGGCAGGGCGACGCCCTCCCCGACGTGCCCTTCCATCAGAGCGTCATCTACGAGGCGCACGTCAAGGGCCTCACCATGCTGCACCCCGACGTGCCCGAACACCTGCGCGGCACATACGCCGGCATGGCGACCGAACCGGTCCTGAACTACCTGAAGGACCTCGGTATCACGGCCATCGAACTGATGCCCGTCCACCAGCACGTCGACGATCCCTTCCTGCTCGACAAGGGCCTCACGAACTACTGGGGGTACTCCAGCCTCGCGTTCTTCGCGCCGGACGTACGGTACAGCGCGTACGCGAACCGTGGCGACGGGACCGGCGAGATCGGCGGCGAGGTCCGCGAGTTCAAGGAACTCGTGCGCGCCCTGCACGGTGCCGGCATCGAAGTGATCCTCGACGTGGTGTACAACCACACGGCCGAAGGCAACCACATGGGGCCGACCTTCAGCTTCAAGGGCATCGACAACCCCACCTACTACCGCCTGGTCGGCGACAACGCTCGCTTCTACTACGACACGACCGGCACCGGCAACAGCCTGAACGTCCGGCACCCGCAGACGCTGCAGCTCATCATGGATTCCCTGCGGTACTGGATCCAGGAGATGCACGTCGACGGGTTCCGCTTCGACCTCGCCAGCACGCTCGCGCGCGGCCTGCACGAGGTGGATCAGCTGTCGAGCTTCTTCACGATCATTCACCAGGACCCGATCATCAGCGGCGTGAAGCTCATCGCGGAACCGTGGGACGTGGGCGAGGGCGGGTACCAGGTCGGGAACTTCCCGATCCACTGGGCGGAATGGAACGGCATCTACCGCGACGACATGCGCAAGTTCTGGAAAGGTGAAGGTGGACTCGCCAGCGACATGGGCTACCGCCTGACCGGCAGCAGCGACCTGTACAAGGACGACGGCCGCGCCCCCTACGCCAGCATCAACTTCGTGACCGCCCACGACGGCTTCACGCTCCGCGACTCCGTCAGCTACAACGACAAGCACAACGACGCCAACGGCGAGAACAACCAGGACGGCCACAACGACAACCAGAGCTGGAACTGCGGCGCCGAAGGCCCCACCGACGACCCCGAGATCAACGCCCTGCGCGCCCGCCAGCAGCGCAACATCCTCGCCACGCTGCTGCTCTCGCAGGGCACGCCCATGATCCTGGGCGGCGACGAGTTCGGCCGCACCCAGCAGGGCAACAACAACGCCTACTGCCAGGACAACGAACTGTCGTGGTTCGACTGGCAGTCGCAGGACACCGCCCTGCTGGACTTCACGCGCCGCCTGATCCAGCTGCGCCGCGACCACCCGGCCCTGCACCGCCGCAAGTTCTTCTCCGGCCGCCCAATCCGGGGCGAGGTGACGGACATCGTCTGGCTGCGCCACGACGGCCAGCAGATGGACGACCAGGACTGGAACAACAACCAGACGCAGAGCTTCGGGATGTTCCTCGACGGCAACGGCCTGAACGACCAGGACCGGATGGGCGAGCCGCTCCGCGACGACCACCTCCTGATGCTGTGCAGCGCCAGCCACGTGGACCTGCCCTTCGTGCTCCCCGAACTCGGCGGCTGCAACGAGTGGGAAGTGCTGCTCGACACGGACGACGACGCGGCCGGACGCGACGGCAGCGAAGCGAAACGCGTCACGGCCGGCACCGAGGTGAACCTCACCGCCAGAAGCGTGCAGCTGTACCGCTGCAAGCGCGACTGA
- the treZ gene encoding malto-oligosyltrehalose trehalohydrolase produces the protein MAHPPITPPAPNLGAFPTPDGTIFRAWSTRAAQVSLCLDGQLVPMTRVSPGLYEVTRAAPPGARYSFVLDGVTMPDPYARFLPDGVHGDAEVISPEYAWTHTDWKGLALHECVFYELHVGTFTPGGTYRSAMERLPYLKDLGVTAIELMPLAAFPGERGWGYDGAALYAPYAPYGRPEDLKAFVDAAHGLGLAVLLDVVYNHFGPDGTYLAAYSPEYFTDRFQSAWGAGLDYHEPHMRRLITENARMWLSEYRLDGLRLDATQAMQDDSDVHILRELASEVHALGSELGVRHLMLAEDYRNLPTLVTEDHLDGMWVDDFHHVVRVTLTDERDGYYGPFERGAAALAHAITRGWVYEGQTWPLEDRPRGQPADALDAPSFVYFIQNHDQIGNRATGDRVHHFPGVTPEAFRAASTLLLTLPMTPLLFMGQEWAASTPFQFFTDHHGALGEAVSEGRRREFGHFESFTGDVPDPQDERTFLNSRLNWTELQDGEHARTLDLYRALLALRREDAVLRDSRRDTLTAGHAGDVLWVRRSDPHGERLLLWNLGEPVRLHDLPGLPIPLPPRVLLHSEGHAGLPETLGQHHALLLGSA, from the coding sequence ATGGCACACCCGCCCATCACGCCCCCCGCCCCGAACCTCGGGGCGTTTCCCACGCCCGACGGCACCATCTTCCGCGCCTGGAGCACCCGCGCCGCGCAGGTTTCCCTCTGCCTCGACGGTCAGCTCGTCCCCATGACGCGCGTCTCGCCCGGCCTGTACGAGGTGACGCGCGCCGCCCCTCCAGGCGCCCGGTACAGCTTCGTCCTGGACGGCGTCACCATGCCCGACCCGTACGCGCGCTTCCTGCCGGACGGCGTGCACGGCGACGCCGAAGTCATCTCGCCCGAGTACGCGTGGACGCACACCGACTGGAAGGGCCTCGCGCTGCACGAGTGCGTGTTCTACGAACTGCACGTCGGGACGTTCACGCCCGGCGGCACGTACCGCAGCGCCATGGAGCGCCTCCCGTACCTGAAGGACCTGGGCGTCACCGCCATCGAACTCATGCCGCTCGCCGCCTTCCCGGGCGAGCGCGGCTGGGGGTACGACGGCGCGGCCCTCTACGCCCCCTACGCCCCGTACGGCCGCCCGGAGGACCTGAAGGCCTTCGTGGACGCCGCGCACGGCCTGGGTCTCGCCGTGCTGCTGGACGTGGTGTACAACCACTTCGGGCCGGACGGCACGTACCTCGCCGCGTACAGCCCCGAGTACTTCACGGACCGCTTCCAGAGCGCCTGGGGCGCGGGCCTCGACTACCACGAGCCGCACATGCGCCGCCTCATCACCGAGAACGCCCGCATGTGGCTCAGCGAGTACCGCCTGGACGGCCTGCGCCTCGACGCGACGCAGGCGATGCAGGACGACAGCGACGTGCACATCCTGCGCGAACTGGCCTCCGAGGTGCACGCCCTCGGTTCGGAGCTCGGCGTGCGGCACCTGATGCTCGCCGAGGACTACCGCAACCTCCCCACCCTCGTCACCGAGGACCACCTGGACGGCATGTGGGTGGATGACTTCCACCACGTGGTCCGCGTGACCCTGACGGACGAACGCGACGGGTACTACGGTCCCTTCGAGCGGGGCGCGGCGGCCCTCGCGCACGCCATCACGCGCGGCTGGGTGTACGAGGGGCAGACGTGGCCGCTCGAGGACCGGCCGCGCGGCCAGCCCGCCGACGCGCTCGACGCGCCGAGCTTCGTGTACTTCATCCAGAACCACGACCAGATCGGGAACCGTGCCACCGGCGACCGCGTGCACCACTTCCCCGGTGTGACGCCCGAAGCGTTCCGCGCGGCGAGCACGCTGCTGCTCACGCTGCCGATGACGCCGCTGCTGTTCATGGGGCAGGAGTGGGCCGCCAGCACGCCCTTCCAGTTCTTCACCGACCATCACGGCGCGCTGGGCGAGGCGGTCTCCGAGGGGCGCCGCCGCGAGTTCGGGCACTTCGAGAGCTTCACGGGCGACGTGCCGGACCCGCAGGACGAACGCACCTTCCTGAACAGCCGCCTGAACTGGACGGAACTGCAGGACGGCGAGCACGCCCGCACCCTGGACCTGTACCGCGCGCTGCTGGCCCTGCGCCGCGAGGACGCCGTGCTGCGCGACAGCCGCCGGGACACCCTCACGGCCGGGCACGCGGGCGACGTGCTGTGGGTGAGGCGCAGCGACCCGCACGGCGAGCGCCTGCTGCTGTGGAACCTCGGTGAACCCGTCCGCCTGCACGACCTGCCGGGCCTGCCGATCCCGCTGCCGCCCAGGGTGCTGCTGCACAGCGAAGGGCACGCCGGACTGCCGGAAACGCTCGGCCAGCACCACGCGCTGCTGCTGGGAAGCGCATGA
- the treY gene encoding malto-oligosyltrehalose synthase, with the protein MTDAARNDTDTAPPHDAAGEPRIPLATYRLQLHPGFDFAHATRVLEYLKRLGVSDAYLSPIWQAGPGSTHGYDVTDHARINPELGGQGGFTRFTDAARERGLGVLLDFVPNHMGVGGGHNRYWEDVLEHGQASRYAHFFDIDWEPLKRALAGKVLLPVLGDLYGRVLEQGQLKVVRLGEEYEHEGRAGKFGLRYYDRTFPLSPRSVAGLLQRAADLTRLSDENDLRGELYSLAVQAGNLPRSTDALSNLERLARARETAVIARRLQALTAQSPAIPRGLDAAVREVNMDQEALDRLIREQNYRLSYWRVASEQINYRRFFDINDLAALRMEDPRVFTWAHALLFDLVRQGRVQGIRLDHTDGLYDPAGYFGQLQDGAAAATGRAYEPGGPRAALPMYVVAEKILEPGETLPDSWPIHGTTGYDFLAQLGGTFVPDTGEEEVTAIYRRFTGDRTEYGETLHDTKELILRTSLSSELYGLAERLERLAERDLRWRDFTLTTLRAALREVIACFPVYRTYVRQDGRRERGDDGKIGRAIADARLLNRELDPTVFDFLEELLTVRTQDPLTAQAYGDFALRFQQLTGPVTAKGAEDTAFYRYVRLLTLNEVGGDPALFGTPLHTYHTQARARAAHWPHAMLSTSTHDTKRGEDTRARIAVLSEMPQTWAAYLSVWSRLSRPYEFYDQGGRGPKRSPSFADSYALFQTILGAWPLDGSFERDPDAFADRLTAYAHKAAREAKLHTTWAAPNADYESRLAGLIRGLLASPEFVGSVRELHARLSPYGAQNGLSTALVRLTAPGVPDTYQGSEVWNQSLVDPDNRRPVDYPDLQRRLTRLQAAHATDPAALAQDVLARYHDGDVKLLTTWVALQARQAAPDLFMHGDYQPIETGKFLLAFSRTLGRQVVVVAAPRLAYTLTREKQAWATGDVWGRRELTLPAPGTYRNALTGEVHTVRGRKLPLARLFATFPLALLLREP; encoded by the coding sequence ATGACGGACGCCGCCCGGAACGACACCGATACGGCACCGCCGCACGACGCGGCGGGCGAGCCGCGCATCCCGCTCGCCACGTACCGCCTGCAACTCCACCCCGGCTTCGACTTCGCGCACGCCACCCGCGTCCTTGAATACCTGAAACGGCTCGGCGTGTCGGACGCGTACCTGTCGCCCATCTGGCAGGCCGGTCCCGGCAGCACGCACGGGTACGACGTGACCGACCACGCCCGCATCAACCCGGAACTCGGCGGGCAGGGCGGCTTCACGCGCTTCACCGACGCGGCCCGCGAGCGCGGCCTGGGCGTCCTGCTGGACTTCGTGCCGAACCACATGGGGGTCGGCGGCGGCCACAACCGCTACTGGGAGGACGTGCTGGAGCACGGGCAGGCGTCCCGCTACGCGCACTTCTTCGACATCGACTGGGAGCCGCTGAAACGCGCTCTGGCCGGGAAGGTCCTGCTGCCTGTCCTGGGCGACCTGTACGGCCGCGTGCTGGAACAGGGCCAGCTGAAGGTCGTGCGGCTCGGCGAGGAGTACGAGCACGAGGGCCGCGCCGGCAAGTTCGGCCTGCGGTACTACGACCGGACGTTCCCGCTCTCGCCGCGCAGCGTGGCGGGCCTGCTGCAGCGTGCGGCAGACCTGACGCGCCTGTCGGACGAGAACGACCTGCGCGGCGAACTGTACTCGCTCGCCGTGCAGGCCGGGAACCTGCCGCGCAGCACGGACGCGCTCAGCAACCTCGAACGCCTCGCCCGCGCCCGCGAGACGGCCGTCATCGCCCGCCGCCTGCAGGCCCTCACCGCGCAGAGCCCCGCCATCCCACGCGGCCTGGACGCCGCCGTGCGTGAAGTGAACATGGATCAGGAGGCGCTCGACCGCCTGATCCGCGAGCAGAACTACCGCCTGAGCTACTGGCGCGTCGCGTCCGAGCAGATCAACTACCGGCGCTTCTTCGACATCAACGACCTCGCCGCGCTCCGCATGGAGGACCCGCGCGTGTTCACCTGGGCGCACGCGCTGCTGTTCGACCTCGTGCGGCAGGGGAGGGTGCAGGGCATCCGCCTCGACCACACCGACGGCCTGTACGACCCCGCCGGGTACTTCGGACAGCTGCAGGACGGCGCGGCCGCCGCGACGGGCCGCGCCTACGAGCCGGGCGGTCCCCGCGCGGCCCTGCCCATGTACGTCGTCGCCGAGAAGATCCTCGAACCCGGCGAGACGCTGCCGGACAGCTGGCCCATCCACGGCACGACCGGCTACGACTTCCTCGCGCAGCTCGGCGGGACCTTCGTGCCCGACACGGGCGAGGAGGAGGTGACGGCCATCTACCGCCGCTTCACCGGCGACCGCACCGAGTACGGCGAGACGCTGCACGACACCAAGGAACTCATCCTGCGGACCAGCCTGTCGTCCGAACTGTACGGCCTCGCCGAACGCCTCGAACGCCTCGCGGAACGCGACCTGCGCTGGCGGGACTTCACGCTCACCACGCTGCGCGCCGCGCTGCGCGAAGTGATTGCGTGCTTCCCCGTGTACCGCACGTACGTCCGGCAGGACGGGCGGCGCGAACGCGGCGACGACGGCAAGATCGGGCGGGCCATCGCGGACGCCAGACTCCTGAACCGTGAACTCGACCCGACCGTCTTCGACTTCCTCGAAGAACTCCTGACGGTCCGTACCCAGGACCCGCTGACCGCGCAGGCGTACGGGGACTTCGCGCTGCGCTTCCAGCAGCTGACCGGCCCCGTCACCGCGAAGGGCGCCGAGGACACCGCCTTCTACCGCTACGTGCGCCTCCTGACCCTGAACGAGGTGGGCGGCGACCCGGCCCTGTTCGGCACGCCGCTCCACACGTACCACACGCAGGCGCGGGCGCGCGCCGCGCACTGGCCGCACGCGATGCTGAGCACCAGCACGCACGACACCAAACGCGGCGAGGACACCCGCGCCCGCATCGCCGTGCTGAGCGAGATGCCGCAGACGTGGGCCGCGTACCTGAGCGTCTGGTCGCGCCTCAGCCGCCCCTACGAGTTCTACGATCAGGGCGGACGCGGCCCGAAACGCTCCCCCAGCTTCGCGGACAGCTACGCGCTCTTCCAGACGATTCTGGGCGCGTGGCCGCTCGACGGGAGCTTCGAGCGCGACCCGGACGCCTTCGCGGACCGCCTGACCGCGTATGCGCACAAGGCCGCCAGAGAGGCGAAACTGCACACCACCTGGGCCGCCCCGAACGCCGACTACGAGTCGAGGCTCGCGGGCCTCATCCGTGGCCTGCTCGCCAGCCCGGAATTCGTGGGCAGCGTCCGCGAACTGCACGCCAGACTCTCCCCGTACGGCGCGCAGAACGGCCTGAGCACCGCCCTCGTGCGCCTCACCGCGCCCGGCGTGCCCGACACGTACCAGGGCTCCGAGGTCTGGAACCAGTCGCTGGTGGACCCCGACAACCGCCGCCCTGTGGACTACCCGGACCTGCAGCGCCGCCTGACGCGCCTGCAGGCCGCGCACGCCACGGACCCCGCCGCGCTCGCGCAGGACGTGCTGGCCCGCTACCACGACGGCGACGTGAAACTCCTGACGACCTGGGTGGCCCTGCAGGCCCGGCAGGCCGCGCCGGACCTGTTCATGCACGGCGACTATCAGCCGATCGAGACCGGCAAGTTCCTGCTCGCGTTCAGCCGCACGCTGGGCAGGCAGGTGGTCGTCGTGGCCGCGCCGCGCCTCGCGTACACCCTGACCCGCGAGAAGCAGGCGTGGGCGACGGGCGACGTGTGGGGACGCCGCGAACTGACGCTGCCCGCGCCCGGCACGTACCGCAACGCCCTGACCGGCGAGGTGCACACCGTGCGGGGCCGCAAGCTGCCGCTCGCACGGCTCTTCGCGACCTTCCCGCTCGCCCTGCTCCTGCGCGAACCCTGA
- a CDS encoding Bax inhibitor-1/YccA family protein: MATESVVRSFMGRTYSWMTAGLVLTAVIAALTASNPAALDFAYRNSLVLILVQFGVVMFLSFAIQRVNSLVAGVLFMAYAAVTGMTFSLILQRYTGADVTAAFATSAVTFGAMSLYGYLTKRNLSAMGSFLMYALIGVVVAMLVNFFLHSAGLSLAISIVGVLLFAALTAYDTNRLRQMALTGMQGEAAEKGAIYGALQLYLDFINMFLFLLQLFAGGRRN, encoded by the coding sequence GTGGCGACTGAATCGGTGGTCCGCAGCTTCATGGGCCGCACGTACTCCTGGATGACGGCCGGACTCGTCCTGACCGCCGTGATCGCCGCCCTGACCGCCAGCAACCCCGCCGCGCTCGACTTCGCGTACCGCAACAGCCTCGTGCTGATCCTGGTGCAGTTCGGCGTCGTGATGTTCCTCAGCTTCGCCATCCAGCGCGTGAACAGCCTCGTGGCGGGCGTGCTGTTCATGGCGTACGCCGCCGTGACCGGCATGACCTTCAGCCTGATCCTGCAGCGCTACACGGGCGCGGACGTGACGGCCGCCTTCGCCACGAGCGCCGTCACCTTCGGCGCCATGAGCCTGTACGGGTACCTCACCAAGCGCAACCTCTCCGCGATGGGCAGCTTCCTGATGTACGCCCTGATCGGCGTGGTCGTCGCGATGCTCGTGAACTTCTTCCTGCACAGTGCGGGCCTGTCCCTGGCGATCAGCATCGTGGGCGTGCTGCTGTTCGCGGCGCTGACCGCGTACGACACCAACCGCCTGCGCCAGATGGCCCTGACGGGCATGCAGGGCGAGGCGGCCGAGAAGGGCGCCATCTACGGAGCGCTGCAGCTGTACCTGGACTTCATCAACATGTTCCTGTTCCTGCTGCAGCTGTTCGCGGGCGGCCGCCGCAACTGA
- a CDS encoding alkaline phosphatase family protein: MPRPLTLLIPPLLLLTSPPVMAASTTTPSLRHVYVMVLENHSLRDTIGNPAMPTLNRLARTYGYAADYTGVAHPSLPNYVAMIAGSTMNLTNDDPNRHFRGDNLALQLTRAGLTWRAYMQGLPHDGSTANAAGAYGKKHNPFLLSDDLLADPAQIANVRTLAALGPDLDAGRSPSLAFIVPDVCHDMHGAPECRDRRALDRDGDTFVNVWTKRIMASPDWKAGSAIVITFDEGGGGDTLGGGGRIATVVVTPDGPRGTVSRTPYNHYSLLRTLQEGFGLPLLRGAKTATRMADLFAR, translated from the coding sequence ATGCCCCGCCCCCTCACGCTGCTGATCCCTCCCCTGCTGCTCCTGACATCCCCCCCGGTCATGGCCGCCAGCACCACCACACCCTCCCTGCGCCACGTGTACGTGATGGTGCTGGAAAACCACAGCCTGCGCGACACCATCGGCAACCCCGCCATGCCCACCCTGAACCGCCTCGCGCGCACGTACGGCTACGCCGCCGACTACACCGGCGTCGCTCACCCCAGCCTCCCCAACTACGTCGCCATGATCGCCGGCAGCACCATGAACCTCACGAACGACGACCCCAACAGGCACTTCAGGGGCGACAACCTCGCCCTGCAGCTCACGCGCGCGGGCCTCACGTGGCGCGCGTACATGCAGGGCCTCCCGCACGACGGCTCCACCGCCAACGCTGCAGGCGCGTACGGCAAGAAACACAACCCCTTCCTGCTCAGCGACGACCTGCTCGCCGACCCCGCCCAGATCGCCAACGTCCGCACGCTCGCCGCGCTCGGCCCGGACCTCGACGCGGGCCGCTCCCCCAGCCTCGCGTTCATCGTGCCGGACGTGTGCCACGACATGCACGGCGCGCCCGAATGCCGCGACCGCCGCGCCCTCGACCGGGACGGCGACACCTTCGTGAACGTCTGGACGAAACGCATCATGGCCTCCCCCGACTGGAAGGCCGGGTCGGCCATCGTGATCACCTTCGACGAGGGCGGCGGCGGTGACACGCTCGGCGGCGGCGGACGCATCGCCACGGTCGTCGTCACGCCGGACGGCCCGCGCGGCACGGTCAGCCGCACCCCCTACAACCATTACTCCCTGCTGCGCACCCTGCAGGAAGGTTTCGGCCTGCCGCTCCTGCGCGGCGCGAAGACCGCCACCCGCATGGCGGACCTCTTCGCGCGCTGA
- the clpB gene encoding ATP-dependent chaperone ClpB: MNPDQLTESALQAVANAQQNAQTAGHQQLTPTHLLQALLTQDQAARLLQTAGADLPALQESITANLQKLPRVQGGDGQLYADPALGRAFQQADTLARQHGDSFVAADILLIATAAETKLQGLPTRAALDAALTSIRKGNTVTSKTSENQFDALEKYGLDLTARAREGKLDPVIGRDEEIRRTMQILLRRTKNNPVLIGEPGVGKTAIAEGLATRIVKGDVPDGLKGKRIVTLQMSSLLSGAKFRGEFEERLEGVIKEVVQSAGEVILFIDELHTIVGAGKTEGSPDAGNMLKPALARGELHLIGATTLDEYRQIEKDAALERRFQPVTVAEPNVEDTISILRGIRDRYQLHHNVEITDPALVAAATLSHRYIADRQLPDKAIDLIDEAAARLRMALESSPEAIDALERRKLQLEIEREALKREKDTDSQNRLLDIDTTLKTLTDELGSIKARWEGEREEVSQLRDKREALDAARTEYERVSREDAGLPNYYARLGELQNGVIPTLESEVAVLESRLKTAEFAHMQVTEDDIAAVVSRWTGIPATRLMEGERDKLLRMEQELHARVIGQDRAIVSVSDAVRRARSGLNDPDRPLGSFMFLGPTGVGKTELAKALAEFLFDTQDAMIRLDMSEYMEKFSVQRLIGAPPGYVGYEEGGQLTEAVRRRPYSVLLLDEIEKAHPDVWSVLLQVLDDGRLTDGQGRTVDFRNTIIILTSNVGSPLILEAQAQGEDAETIQARVLQELQRHFRPEFLNRVDDIIVFDALRPTDLRRIVDIQLGGLRRRLADRRVSLHVTPAALDRLAQLGYDPAFGARPLRRTISREIETPLSREILSGHVHDGSTLNVDLQDDHFTFQTGELN; the protein is encoded by the coding sequence TTGAACCCAGACCAACTCACCGAATCCGCCCTCCAGGCCGTCGCCAACGCACAACAGAACGCGCAGACCGCCGGACACCAGCAGCTCACCCCCACCCACCTCCTCCAGGCCCTCCTCACGCAGGACCAGGCCGCCCGCCTCCTGCAGACCGCCGGAGCCGACCTGCCCGCCCTGCAGGAGAGCATCACCGCGAACCTCCAGAAACTCCCGCGCGTCCAGGGCGGCGACGGCCAGCTGTACGCCGACCCCGCCCTCGGCCGCGCCTTCCAGCAGGCCGACACGCTCGCCCGCCAGCACGGCGACAGCTTCGTCGCCGCTGATATCCTCCTGATCGCCACCGCCGCCGAAACGAAACTCCAGGGCCTCCCCACCCGCGCGGCCCTCGACGCGGCCCTCACCAGCATCCGCAAGGGGAACACCGTGACCAGCAAAACCAGCGAGAACCAGTTCGACGCCCTCGAAAAGTACGGCCTGGACCTCACCGCCCGCGCCCGCGAAGGCAAACTCGACCCCGTCATCGGCCGCGACGAGGAAATCCGCCGCACCATGCAGATCCTCCTGCGCCGCACCAAGAACAACCCCGTCCTCATCGGCGAGCCCGGCGTCGGCAAGACCGCCATCGCCGAGGGCCTCGCCACCCGCATCGTCAAGGGCGACGTGCCGGACGGCCTGAAAGGCAAACGCATCGTCACCCTCCAGATGAGCAGCCTCCTGAGCGGCGCGAAATTCCGCGGCGAGTTCGAGGAACGCCTCGAAGGCGTCATCAAGGAAGTCGTGCAGAGCGCAGGCGAAGTCATCCTGTTCATCGACGAGCTGCACACCATCGTCGGCGCAGGCAAGACCGAAGGCAGCCCCGACGCCGGAAACATGCTCAAACCCGCCCTCGCCAGGGGCGAACTGCACCTGATCGGCGCGACCACCCTCGACGAGTACCGCCAGATCGAGAAGGACGCCGCCCTCGAACGCCGCTTCCAGCCCGTCACGGTCGCCGAACCGAACGTCGAGGACACCATCAGCATCCTGCGCGGCATCCGCGACCGTTACCAGCTGCACCACAACGTCGAGATCACCGACCCCGCCCTCGTCGCCGCCGCCACCCTCTCGCACCGCTACATCGCCGACCGGCAGCTGCCGGACAAGGCCATCGACCTCATCGACGAGGCCGCCGCCCGCCTCCGCATGGCGCTCGAAAGCAGCCCCGAAGCCATCGACGCCCTCGAACGCCGCAAACTGCAGCTCGAAATCGAACGCGAGGCCCTCAAACGCGAGAAGGACACCGACTCCCAGAACCGCCTCCTCGACATCGACACCACCCTCAAAACCCTCACCGACGAACTCGGCAGCATCAAGGCCCGCTGGGAAGGTGAACGCGAGGAAGTCTCACAGCTGCGCGACAAACGCGAAGCGCTCGACGCGGCCCGCACCGAGTACGAACGCGTGAGCCGCGAGGACGCCGGACTCCCCAACTACTACGCGCGCCTCGGCGAACTCCAGAACGGCGTCATCCCCACCCTGGAAAGCGAGGTCGCCGTCCTCGAAAGCCGCCTCAAGACCGCCGAATTCGCGCACATGCAGGTCACCGAGGACGACATCGCCGCCGTCGTCAGCCGCTGGACCGGCATCCCCGCCACGCGCCTCATGGAAGGCGAACGCGACAAGCTGCTCCGCATGGAGCAGGAACTGCACGCCCGCGTGATCGGGCAGGACCGCGCCATCGTCAGCGTGTCCGACGCCGTGCGCCGCGCCCGCAGCGGCCTGAACGACCCCGACCGGCCCCTCGGCAGCTTCATGTTCCTCGGCCCGACCGGCGTCGGCAAGACCGAACTCGCCAAGGCCCTCGCCGAATTCCTGTTCGACACGCAGGACGCCATGATCCGCCTCGACATGTCCGAATACATGGAGAAATTCAGTGTGCAGCGCCTCATCGGCGCGCCCCCCGGATACGTCGGGTACGAGGAAGGCGGCCAGCTCACCGAAGCCGTCCGGCGCCGCCCCTACAGCGTCCTGCTGCTCGACGAGATCGAGAAGGCCCACCCCGACGTGTGGAGCGTGCTGCTGCAGGTCCTCGACGACGGCCGCCTCACCGACGGCCAGGGCCGCACCGTGGACTTCCGCAACACCATCATCATCCTGACGAGCAACGTCGGCTCGCCCCTCATCCTCGAAGCGCAGGCGCAGGGCGAGGACGCCGAAACCATCCAGGCGCGCGTCCTGCAGGAACTCCAGCGGCACTTCCGGCCCGAATTCCTCAACCGCGTGGACGACATCATCGTCTTCGACGCGCTGCGCCCCACCGACCTGCGCCGCATCGTCGACATCCAGCTCGGCGGCCTCCGCAGACGCCTCGCCGACCGCCGCGTCAGCCTGCACGTCACGCCCGCCGCCCTCGACCGCCTCGCGCAACTCGGGTACGACCCCGCCTTCGGCGCGCGCCCCCTGCGCCGCACCATCAGCCGCGAGATCGAAACGCCCCTCAGCCGCGAAATCCTGTCCGGCCACGTCCACGACGGCAGCACCCTGAACGTCGACCTGCAGGACGACCACTTCACCTTCCAGACCGGCGAACTGAACTGA